In one window of Podospora pseudopauciseta strain CBS 411.78 chromosome 2 map unlocalized CBS411.78m_2.2, whole genome shotgun sequence DNA:
- a CDS encoding uncharacterized protein (COG:B; EggNog:ENOG503P206): MTKPTHRLAFKFSPILWSCFFLTINHVSALQTTCPNPLLSPLSAAPKQSPLLVDDESDSFDIPNLPWTHQPLCSTSFSDIPGEKFCVFSSASYNLGAGVSFLTTPETAAGLVVAIDRAADHWLERRHFKPQEEFQHPDLPYAIISIPGKGKGVIATRKISRFETIMRAFPAVIADNAFFPGEEEGEAGVKFKVTEGGTRKATPAGESVRARGFVKGRKYYQRALEQLGDKQRVLNLARSRKGEMHVLEDVIRTNAFGMTVNGRDCKGLYPEIARMNHACDPNAFPRFTSNDLVMSAVATRDIMPGEEITISYIPLGMPTSYRAKSLGNWHFNCTCALCTAPAEARDASDSRRERLMELFYAMQDSETQYDALVDWTREFIELAQVERLITKIGEYYQVFMKLYYDKGDPESAKKYGEAALYFAEIFSDPEGGFCTSLREDLQVVEKVLAESKAKSG; the protein is encoded by the exons atgactA AACCCACACACCGTCTGGCCTTCAAGTTTTCACCCATACTTTGGTCTTGTTTCTTCCTGACTATCAACCATGTGTCTGCCCTTCAGACGACATGTCCCAATCCTCTACTCTCCCCATTATCTGCTGCACCGAAGCAGTCACCTCTTTTAGTGGATGACGAATCAGATTCCTTTGACATTCCCAATCTACCGTGGACCCACCAACCTCTCTGCTCAACGTCTTTCTCCGACATTCCAGGCGAGAAGTTTTGCGTCTTTTCGTCCGCGTCGTACAATCTAGGGGCTGGAGTTTCCTTTCTGACAACTCCAGAAACTGCTGCTGgcctggtggtggccatCGACAGAGCTGCGGACCATTGGCTAGAGAGAAGACATTTCAAACCCCAGGAGGAGTTTCAGCATCCCGATCTGCCATACGCCATCATCTCTATTCCcggaaagggaaaaggagtCATCGCAACCAGAAAGATCAGCCGGTTTGAAACCATCATGCGCGCTTTTCCTGCCGTGATTGCGGATAACGCTTTCTTCCccggggaagaggagggcgaagCAGGTGTCAAATTCAAGGTGACAGAGGGAGGCACGCGCAAGGCCACACCAGCAGGAGAATCTGTGAGAGCAAGAGGTTTTGTAAAAGGTAGAAAATATTACCAGCGAGCGTTGGAGCAACTAGGGGACAAACAACGGGTTTTGAACCTGGCGAGGAGCAGAAAGGGCGAAATGCATGTACTGGAAGATGTGATCCGGACCAATGCCTTTGGCATGACAGTCAACGGTCGTGATTGCAAAGGGCTGTATCCCGAGATTGCG AGGATGAACCACGCTTGTGATCCCAA TGCCTTTCCACGCTTCACCTCCAACGATTTGGTCATGTCGGCGGTCGCAACGAGAGATATCATGCCGGGAGAAGAGATCACCATTAGCT ATATCCCGCTGGGCATGCCCACGTCATACCGTGCCAAATCGCTGGGCAACTGGCATTTCAACTGTACCTGTGCACTTTGCACGGCCCCGGCCGAGGCCAGAGACGCGTCCGACTCTCGTCGCGAGCGGCTGATGGAACTGTTTTATGCCATGCAGGACTCGGAGACCCAATATGACGCTTTGGTAGATTGGACCCGAGAGTTCATCGAGCTGGCACAGGTGGAAAGGCTTATTACTAAGATTGGGGAATACTACCAGGTTTTCATGAAGTTATACTATGATAAAGGGGACCCGGAGAGCGCGAAAAAGTACGGAGAGGCTGCATTGTACTTTGCCGAGATTTTTTCAGACCCCGAGGGTGGATTCTGTACCAGTCTGAGAGAAGACTTGCAAGTAGTCGAGAAGGTTCTTGCAGAGAGCAA